The Streptomyces sp. 135 sequence CGGTTCATCGGCAGCACCTCCTCCCTCAGTGTGGACGCGGGTCTCACGAAAGCCCCACGCGATGCCCCGAAAGAGCGACGTCAGGCCAGAGGTTCGAGGAATTCGAGCCGGTTCCCGACCGGGTCCCACGAGTAGAACCGCCGGTGTCCCGGCAGGTTCTCGTCCCACGTCACCTCCGCGCCGAGCGCGGCCAGCCGGTCCGCGTACGCCTGGATGCCCCGCACCCGCAGCCCCGGGTGCGCCTTCCTGGCAGGCCTGAAGTCCTCCTCGACGCCCAGGTGCAGCTGTACGCCGCCCGCCGCGAACCAGCAACCCCCGCGCGCCGCGAGGGCAGGCGGCTTGGGCGTCTCCGTCATGCCGAGTACGCCGACGTAGTACGTACGAAGGACCGGTTCGCTGCCCGGAGGTGCGGCGAGCTGGACGTGGTCGACGGCCACCAGCATCAGCGTCCGCCCCCGGTCCGCGCCACCACGAAGATCCGCCGGAAGGGGAAGACCGTGCCCCCGGCACCGGGGGTCGCCGGGTAGGCCTCGCGCAGGAGGGCGCGGTACTCGCCCAGGAAGGCCTCCGTCGCCTCCTCGTCGTCCGCGAGCGCCGTCAGGACCGGGCGCAGGCCCGTCCCCTTGACCCAGTCCAGGACCGGGTCCTCGCCCTCCAGTACGTGCAGGTACGTCGTCTCCCACGCGTCGACCTCGCAGCCGAGCCCCGCCAGCCGCTCCAGATACGCCCCGGGCGTCAGCACCGCGTCCGCGTGCCGCAGGCGCCCGCCGAGCCGCCCCCGCCACCGCGCGGACGCGCACAGGTCCCGCATCAGCACATGGCTGGGGGCGTCGAAGTTGCCGGGCACCTGGAAGGCGAACGTACCGCCGGGCGTGAGCGCGCGGAGCCAGGCGGGGAAGGAGTCCGCGTGGCCCGGTAGCCACTGCAGGGCGGCATTGGAGACGATCAGGTCGTACGTTCCCGGGTCCGGCGCCCAGTCGGTGGCGTCGGCGGGGGCGAAGTCCAGGCGGCCGCCGCCCGGCGTGGGTCCCGCGTACCGCTCGGCTTCGGCCAGCATGTCCGGGGAGTTGTCGAAGCCGGTGACGTGCGCGTCGGGCCAGCGCCGGGCGAGCAGCCGTATGACGTTGCCGGGCCCGCACCCGAGGTCGGCGACGCGTGGCGGGCGGCCCTCGGGGCGGGGCGGATCGGGGACGCGGGCCAGCAGGTCGGTGAAGGGCCTGGCGCGGTGGTCGAAGTGGCGCAGGTACTGCGGCGGATCCCAGGTGGCGGCGGTCGCGGCGGCGGACATGGAGAGCCTCCTCATGGACGGCGGCGGCAGGTGTTCACACCCCTCGCCCCGTCATCCTCACCCGCAAGTATCTTGACGTCAAGAGACTTCACGTCGACAGACCCCCTACACTGATCGTCATGGAGGACGAGGTCGATCGGCTGGTCGCGGCGTGGCGCAGAGAGCGCCCGGACCTCGACGTGGAGCCACTCGAGGTGCTCAGCCGCGTGAGCAGGCTCGCGCGCCATCTGGACCGGGCCCGCAGACTCGCCTTCTCCGAGCATCAGCTGGAGCCGTGGGAGTTCGACGTCCTCACCTCGCTGCGGCGCGCGGGCGCGCCCTATCAGCTCTCCCCCGGCCAGCTCCTGACGCAGACCCTCGTGACGTCCGGGACGATGACGAACCGCATCGACCGCCTCGCGAAGAAGGGCCTCGTCGAGCGCCTGCCCGATCCCAGCGACCGGCGCGGCGTGCTCGTGCGCCTCACCGCCGAGGGCCGGGACCGCGCCGACCAGGCCCTGGCCGGACTCCTGGAGCAGGAGCGGGCGATCCTCGGCGAGCTCTCCCGCGCCCAGCGGGGCGAACTGGCCGGCCTGCTACGCCAGTTGACCGCCCCGTTCGACAACATCCCCGGTTAGGTCGACCGGGCCGACACCGGCCCGGCGGGCGAGTGCGACCGCCGCGAGCGTGGAGTGGACGCCCAGCTTCCCGAGCACGTTCTGCATGTGCGTACGCACCGTGTGCGGGGAGAGGAAGAGGCGCTCGGCGACGGCCTTCCTGCCCAGGCCCGCCACCATGCAGCGCAGCACCTCGCGCTCGCGCGGGGTCAGAGACTCCACGAGGCGCTCGGACTCGGTGCGGTGCTTGCGGGCGGCGGTCAGCTCACGCAGGACGCCGGTGAGCAGGGCGGGCGGCAGATGCGTCTCCTCGCGGAGCACGCCCCGGATGACGGTGAGCAGACGCGAGAGCGAGCAGTCCTTGGCGACCCAGCCGCAGGCGCCGGCCTGGAGCGCGAGGGCCGCGCGGCGCGGGTCGTCCTTCTCGGCGAGCACCACGGTGCGCACGGCGGGCTGGCCCGTGCGGACGCCCGCGACCAGGGAGATGCCGTCGACGAGCCCCTCGGCGTTGCCGTCCTGGACGGGGACCGCAGGCCGGCTGCCGTGCAGGGCGCTCGCGGTGGCGCCGAGGTCGGCGTCGACCAGCAGCACGTCATATCTGCGGCCCTCGGCGACCGCTCGCTCCAGGCAGCGCAGCGCGGCCGGCCCGCTGCCCGCCGCGGACACCTCCACGTCGGGCTCGGCCGCCAGCGCCGCGGCCAGCGACTCGGCGAAGATGCGATGGTCGTCGACGACCAGGACTCGGATACGAACCACAGAAACCCCCTTCCCCGCGCTCCCGCAAGGAGCAGGGGATACCCCCGTCGGACACGTCGGGGAACGATCCGCGCGGGTACGGCGTCCGGGACAGGGGTCGCCGCGGTCGCACGGCCGCCGCCGCGCGTGCCCGCGCCCACCCCCATGCCGGGCGTCGTACCCGACTGTCTCGCCCCCTGATCGGCGCCGGCCCCCACCGGCACTGTTCTTCAGAGTAGGGCCGCACGCCGGGAGCGGAAGGTGATTTGCAGAACTGATTGTCCGGCGCGTTTATGGTGAGCCGTATGTTTCGCATGGAGACAGGAGTCGACAAAGAGCGGCTGTCCCTGCTTCGTTCGCGGCTCGCCGCGACGAACGCGGCGGCCTCCCCTCGGCTCCGCGCGCTGCGGGGCACGGCCGACGACCAGGAACTCCCGCTGGCGCTCTGGGCGTTGGACGCGGCGGGTGATCTCGTGGCCGGTCTCGCCGGGCACACCTGGGGCCGCTGGCTGCATGTGGACCTCCTCTGGGTCGACGACCGCTGCCGCGGCGCGGGCCTCGGCACCCGGCTGCTCGCCGAGGCGGAGCGGGTCGCCCGCGAGGAGCGGGGCTGCGTGGCCTCGCGGGTGGAGACGTGGGACTTCCAGGCGCCGGGTTTCTACCGCGGCCAGGGGTACGAGCTGGTGTGTGTGATCCCCGACTACCCCGAGGGCGTCAAGGAGTTCACGCTCACCAAGCGGCTGGTCTGAGGGCCTGGCCGGGCTCACGACGCGACGCCGAGGGCCAGGGCGCCGACGACTGGCGCCGCGTACACCAGGGGGAAGGGGATGTGCGCGTACCAGCGGGCCCGCACCACGGTGATCACGGCTCCGGTGAAGTACAGGACGAGGGCGATGCCGGCCGCGACCCCGACGAACGGCACGGCCAGGCCGACGAGCAGGCCGACGGCGCCCGCGGCCTTGGCGGCGCCGAGCCAGGGCAGCCACGTCATGGGGATGCCGTAGTCGGCCATGGGCTGGACGACCCACTTCGAGCGGAGGAAGACCGAGGCGGCCGAGAAGCCGGTCATCGCGGCGGCCAGGATGGTGACGACGACGTGCGCGGTGGACATCAGGATGCTCCTCAGCTGGCAGGCGCCGGGGCGCGTCCGCGCCCCGGCCAAGGGGTTGTTCACTGCCATGACGAGCCGCTCCGCGGAAGTGTGACCGCTCGGCGGGAATCAGATTTCCCTGCGGGCCCCCGCCGACGCCACCGCCGGGAAGACCCGGGGCGCCGTGCAGCCCGCGGCGGTGAAGGCCGCCAGGACGGACGCGGTGACCCGGTCGGCGTCGTCCGTCTCGACCAGGACGATCGCCGAGCCGCCGAAGCCGCCGCCGGTCATCCGGGCACCCAGCGCGCCCGCCGCGTTCGCGGTGCTCACCACCAGGTCCAGCTCCGGGCAGGAGATGCGCAGGTCGTCGCGGAGCGAGGCGTGGCCCTCGGTGAGGACGGGGCCGATCGCGCGGACGTCACCGGCGTCCAGGAGGCCGATGACCCGCTCGACGCGGTGGTCGTCGGAGACGATGTGGCGGACGTAGCGGCGGACCTTGTCGTCCGGCAACTTGTCAAGGGCGGCGGGCAGTTCCTCGTACGCGATGTCGCGCAGGTGGCTGACGCCGAGGGTACGGGCGCCTTCCTCGCAGCCGGCGCGGCGCTCGGCGTAGGCGCCGTCGCCGAGCGCGTGCTTGACCCGGGTGTCGACGACGAGGAGCCGCAGGCCCTCGGCCGCGAGGTCGAAGGGGACCTGGCGTATGGACAGGTCGCGGCAGTCCAGGTGCAGGGCGTGGCCCTCGGCGCAGCAGGCCGACGCCGTCTGGTCCATGACGCCGCAGGGGACGCCGACGAAGGCGTTCTCGGCGCGCTGGGCGAGCACGGCCAGTTCGGGACGGGTCAGCCCGAGGCCGAACAGCTCGTCGAGGGCGAGCGCGGTGACGACCTCCAGGGCGGCCGACGAGGACAGTCCGGCTCCCGTCGGGACCGTGGACGCCAGGTGCAGGTCGGCGCCGGTGACGGGGTGTCCGGCGTCCCGCAGCGCCCAGACGACCCCGGCGGGGTAGGCGGCCCAGCCACCGTCGGACAGCGGGGTCAGCTCGTCGACGCGCAGTTCGGCGAGCGGGGCGTCGAGATCGGCGGAGTGCAGGCGCAGGACGCCGTCGGTGCGCCGGGAGACTGCGGCGACCGCGGTGTGCGGCAGGGCCAGCGGCAGCACGAAGCCTTCGTTGAAGTCCGTGTACTCGCCGATGAGGTTGACACGGCCGGGGGCCGACCAGACCCCGTCCGGCGCGTACCCGTACAACTCCTCGAACCGCGCGGCGACTTCGGCTGCCGTGGCCATCGACAACTACCCCTTTCGCTGGGCGAACGCCCAGGCGTCGGCGACGATGCCCGCGAGGTCCGGGCGGGACGGGTGCCAGCCGAGCTTCTCGCGCGCGGTGGCGGCGGAGGCGACGAGCACCGCCGGGTCGCCGTCGCGGCGCGGGGCCGTCACCTCGGGGACGGGGTGCCCGGTGACCTGGCGGACGGTCTCGATGACCTGGCGCACGGAGAAGCCGTTGCCGTTGCCGAGGTTGCAGATGAGGTGCTCGCCGGGGGTGGCGGCCCGGACGGCGAGGAGGTGGGCCTCGGCGAGGTCGGCGACGTGGATGTAGTCGCGTACGCAGGTGCCGTCGTCGGTGGGGTAGTCGTCGCCGTAGACGCTGATCGCCTCGCGCGTGCCCTGGGCGACCTGGAGGACCAGCGGGATGAGGTGCGACTCGGGGTCGTGGCGCTCGCCGAACTCGCCGTAGGCGCCCGCGACGTTGAAGTAGCGCAGCGAGACGGCGGCCAGGCCGTGCGCGGTGGCCTCGCCGGTGATCATGTGGTCGACGGCGAGCTTAGAGGCGCCGTAGGGGGAGGTGGGGGCGGTCGGGTCGGTCTCCGTGATGGGGGTGTTCACGGGCTCGCCGTAGGTGGCGGCGGTGGAGGAGAAGACGAGCCTGCGCACGTCCGCGTCGCGCATGGCGGCGAGCAGCGCCATGGTGCCGCCGACGTTGTTGTCCCAGTACTTCTCGGGCTTGGCGACGGACTCGCCGACCTGCGAGAAGGCGGCGAAGTGCAGGACGGCGTCGAAGGAGGAGTCCAGCCATTTGGCGGCGTCGCGGATGTCGCCCTCGATGAAGGCGGCGCCGGCGGGGACGCCCTCGCGGAAGCCGGTCGAGAGGTTGTCGAGGACGCTCACCTCGTGGCCGGCCTCGATCAGGTGCTGGGCCACCACGCTTCCGACATAGCCCGCGCCACCGGTGACCAGGTACTTACCGCTCATGAACTCGCTACCTCTCGCAGTCGCTCGGCCGCGGCTTCCGGCGGCACGTCGTTGATGAACACGCTCATGCCGGATTCGGAACCCGCGAGGAACTTCAGCTTGCCCGAAGTGCGGCGGATCGTGAAAAGTTCGAGGTGGAGGGCGAAATCGTCACGGTTGATCCCGTCATGTCCTTCCAGGGCCGTGAAGGGCGCCTGGTGCCAGGCGGCGATGTACGGGGTCGGGTTCTCGGTCTGCCCGAAGATCCGGTCGAAGCGCCTCAGGAGTTCCAGATAGATCCGCGGGAACTCCGTGCGCGCCCCCTCGTCGAGCCCGAGCAGGTCGGGTACCCGGCGCTTGGGGTAGAGGTGCACCTCGTAGGGCCAATGGGCGGCGTAGGGCACGAAGGCCACCCAGTGCTCGCCCTCCAGGACGACCCGCTCGCCCGCGCTCTCCGTGGCGACGATGTCGTCGAAGAGGTTCTGGCCGCCCGAGGCCTCCTTGAACGCGGCGAGCGAGCGCAGCATCAGGTCGGTGCGGGGCGTGACGAACGGATAGGCGTAGATCTGCCCGTGCGGGTGGCCGAGGGTCACGCCGATCTCGGCGCCGCGGTTCTCGAAGCAGAACACCTGCTCCACGGACGGCAGATGGGAGAGCTCGGCGGTCCGGTCGGTCCAGGCCTCCAGGACGAGGCCTGCCTGCTCGGGGGTGAGGTCCGCGAAGGACGAGGCGTGGTCGGAGGTGAAGCAGACCACCTCGCAGCGGCCCGCGTCGCCCGCGAGCGAGGGGAAGCGGTTCTCGAAGACGACGACGTCGTACGAGGAGTCGGGGATCTCGGTGAGCCGGCCCCCGGCGGAGGGGCACAGGGGGCACTCGTCGGCCGGCGGGTGGTAGGTGCGGCCCTGGCGGTGCGAGGCGATGGCCACCGCGTCGCCGAGGAGGCGGTCCTCACGGACCTCGGACGTCGTGGAGACGGGCCCGAGCGGGCGCCGGTCGACGGCGTCGCGGACCGTGTCGTCGCGCACGTCGTAGTAGATGAGCTCACGACCGTCGGCGAGCCGGGTCGAGGTCTTCTTCACGTCCGGGACTCCTCACCACCCACACCAAACAGAACCGCACACAACAAACCACAAGCAAACAGCTTCGTCAATCGTCGCAGTGTGCGGGACCGGTGTGGCCGCCCCGTCTCGTCAAGATCGTGGCGCAGAACGCGGCGCCCCGTGCCGCTCAGCGCGGTGACTCGGGTCCCGTCCGCCCGGCCACGTCCTCGATGTCGGCGGTCGGCTCCGCGTACGTCGGTGCCGGCCGCTCGGCGCGGTCCAGCAGGCCCGTGCGCGCGGCGAGCGCGGCGGCCTCCAGGCGTGAACCGACGCCCAGCTTCATCAGGACCCGCTGCACATGCGTACGCGCCGTGCTCGGCGCTATCCCCATCCCGGCCGCGATCAGCCGGGTGTCCTCGCCGTCCGCCACCCGCACGAGCACCTCGACCTCGCGGGGCGTGAGCATCTGCAACAGGCGCTGCCCCTCGTCGTCGGGCTGCGCGGCCGGATTCAGCAGCTCGCTGAAGGCTCCTTGCAGCAACTGCGGCGCGACGGCGGCCTCCCCGGCGCGCGCCTTCATGATGGCGCGCTCCACTCCTTCTATGCGCTCGTCATGGCGTACGTATCCGGAGGCGCCCGCCGCGAACGCCGCGGCGATCCCGCGCGGACTGGGCACCGGGCCGAGCACCACGACCGCCACCTGCGGGCGCTCCCGCTTGATCCGCGCCACCGGGTCGAACATGCCCGGCTCGGCGGGCGTGGCCGTGCCCAGGAGGCAGACCTCCGGGGCCCTGCTGATCACCAGCTCCGCCGCCCCCGCTGCGGGCGCCGCCGCGGCGAGCACCCGGTGCCCGCGCAGTTTCAGCGCCGAGGCGAGCGCCTCGGCGAGCAGTCGGTGATCGTCGACCACCATGAGCCGCACACCCATAGCAACCCCCCACCTCCCCCAGGCCCCCCGGCCCTTCATCTCCCGGAAGCTACACGCTTGTTCGACGTTGCGCGCCCCCTACCCACCAGATGCGGCCCGGAATGCCGAAATCCCTGCCATTCGGGGGTGATTGGGGTTACTGGGCGGCGCGATGACGACGGCAGCCGCCCCCTCGTGCTCCGAGGGGACGGCCGCCGTGCGGGAACGCGGGACTACTTCGCGACGAATCCGAGCGCGACGTACTCCTTCTCGCCCTTCGAGTAGGGCTTGCTCAGCAGCTGCTTGCCGAGGAACAGACGCCCGTCGGCGTAGACCAGTTCGTTCGACTTCGGGACCATGCCGCTGATCGCGCTGGTGACCGACTCCGAGGAGGGCGTCTCCAGGAGCTTGGTCTCCTTCATCGTCTTGCCGTCGAGCGAGACGATCTGGGCGCCCTTCTGGTAGCCGTGCGCCTTGTACGCGATGACGTTGCCGCCGTCCATGCGGAGCGGGAAGATCTCGCCGTTGTCGCCCGCCATGGCGCGGTCACTGGTCGGCTTGCCGGTGGCCAGCGAGAACGACACGATCTCGTTGGTCCGGTTGTAGCTCTCGCCGCTGCCGTCGTGCTGGCGCGTCGGGACGTACAGCCGGTCGTTGCCGACCGTGATCGACGTGCAGTCGTTGACCATGTTGACGCCGCAGTCGTGGTCGTACTTGCCGTCCTCCAGCGAGATCTTGGCCCGCAGCTTGCCGTTGCCGCCGAGGGCGAAGACGTCCGTGGCGCCGCTCGCGGTGATCTCGGTGGTGTCCTGGCCGAAGACGACCGGGTTCGTCGAGATGATCTTGGCGTTGTCGATGCCGTCGGCCAGCGGGTACGTCCACTTGTCGTCGCCGGTCTTCGGGTCGAGGAGCTGGATCTTCAGCTTCTCGTCGCCGTACGTACCGCACTTGCGGACCGCGACCAGCTGGTCGCCGCCGGCGTAGCCGACGTCCTCGCACTTGCCGACCTTCGGCGTCCACAGGGACTTGCCGGTCACGTCCCAGGCGGCGCCGCCGCTACTGGTGCCCGCACCGGCGGCGATCGTGGTGCCGGAGATGGTGACTTCCTTGAACGTCGCCTTCACGCCGTTCGTCTCGACGCTCTCGGTCCAGAGCTTCTTGCCGGACTTCAGGTCGATCGCGGAGACGTTGGAGCACTGCTCGTAGTCGCCCTTCTTGTTCCGCTCGGCCTCTTCGGTGACCACCGCGGCGACGCCGTCCTCGGTCATCTCCCGCGACATCGCGCAGACCTGGCCGGAGAGCGGCACCGACCACTTCTCCTTGCCGGTGTCGAGGTCGTAGCCGTTCACTTCGCCGACGCCCGACTTGACGTAGGTGTCGTCGGTCAGCAGCGAACCGGGGACCTGCCAGATCTGGTCCTTGGGGATCGCCGGCTGCGGCAGCTGCATGACCACCTTGGCCGAGGGGTCGGCCGGGGCCTTCTCCTTGGCCGGGCCCGCGTCGGGCAGCGTGCTGCCGCCCTTGCCGCCCTTGCCCTTCCCGCCGCCCTTGCCGTCGGACTCCTGGGCGGTGTTCTTGGAGTCGTCGTCCTTCGACGAGGAGGCGTACCAGACGCCGCCGCCGACGATCAGCGCGATCGCGACGACCGCCGCGACGATGATCGCCATCTGGCCGCTGAACTTCTTGCCGCCACCGGAGCCGGAGCCACCGGGCTGCGGCTGCATCGGCATGGTGGGCGGCTGCTGGTAGCCCTGCTGGTACGAGGGCTGCTGGTACTGCGGCG is a genomic window containing:
- a CDS encoding VOC family protein — its product is MLVAVDHVQLAAPPGSEPVLRTYYVGVLGMTETPKPPALAARGGCWFAAGGVQLHLGVEEDFRPARKAHPGLRVRGIQAYADRLAALGAEVTWDENLPGHRRFYSWDPVGNRLEFLEPLA
- a CDS encoding trans-aconitate 2-methyltransferase, with protein sequence MSAAATAATWDPPQYLRHFDHRARPFTDLLARVPDPPRPEGRPPRVADLGCGPGNVIRLLARRWPDAHVTGFDNSPDMLAEAERYAGPTPGGGRLDFAPADATDWAPDPGTYDLIVSNAALQWLPGHADSFPAWLRALTPGGTFAFQVPGNFDAPSHVLMRDLCASARWRGRLGGRLRHADAVLTPGAYLERLAGLGCEVDAWETTYLHVLEGEDPVLDWVKGTGLRPVLTALADDEEATEAFLGEYRALLREAYPATPGAGGTVFPFRRIFVVARTGGGR
- the tamR gene encoding MarR family transcriptional regulator TamR, with amino-acid sequence MEDEVDRLVAAWRRERPDLDVEPLEVLSRVSRLARHLDRARRLAFSEHQLEPWEFDVLTSLRRAGAPYQLSPGQLLTQTLVTSGTMTNRIDRLAKKGLVERLPDPSDRRGVLVRLTAEGRDRADQALAGLLEQERAILGELSRAQRGELAGLLRQLTAPFDNIPG
- a CDS encoding response regulator transcription factor; protein product: MVRIRVLVVDDHRIFAESLAAALAAEPDVEVSAAGSGPAALRCLERAVAEGRRYDVLLVDADLGATASALHGSRPAVPVQDGNAEGLVDGISLVAGVRTGQPAVRTVVLAEKDDPRRAALALQAGACGWVAKDCSLSRLLTVIRGVLREETHLPPALLTGVLRELTAARKHRTESERLVESLTPREREVLRCMVAGLGRKAVAERLFLSPHTVRTHMQNVLGKLGVHSTLAAVALARRAGVGPVDLTGDVVERGGQLA
- a CDS encoding GNAT family N-acetyltransferase, with product MFRMETGVDKERLSLLRSRLAATNAAASPRLRALRGTADDQELPLALWALDAAGDLVAGLAGHTWGRWLHVDLLWVDDRCRGAGLGTRLLAEAERVAREERGCVASRVETWDFQAPGFYRGQGYELVCVIPDYPEGVKEFTLTKRLV
- a CDS encoding DoxX family protein, yielding MSTAHVVVTILAAAMTGFSAASVFLRSKWVVQPMADYGIPMTWLPWLGAAKAAGAVGLLVGLAVPFVGVAAGIALVLYFTGAVITVVRARWYAHIPFPLVYAAPVVGALALGVAS
- the galK gene encoding galactokinase → MATAAEVAARFEELYGYAPDGVWSAPGRVNLIGEYTDFNEGFVLPLALPHTAVAAVSRRTDGVLRLHSADLDAPLAELRVDELTPLSDGGWAAYPAGVVWALRDAGHPVTGADLHLASTVPTGAGLSSSAALEVVTALALDELFGLGLTRPELAVLAQRAENAFVGVPCGVMDQTASACCAEGHALHLDCRDLSIRQVPFDLAAEGLRLLVVDTRVKHALGDGAYAERRAGCEEGARTLGVSHLRDIAYEELPAALDKLPDDKVRRYVRHIVSDDHRVERVIGLLDAGDVRAIGPVLTEGHASLRDDLRISCPELDLVVSTANAAGALGARMTGGGFGGSAIVLVETDDADRVTASVLAAFTAAGCTAPRVFPAVASAGARREI
- the galE gene encoding UDP-glucose 4-epimerase GalE, whose product is MSGKYLVTGGAGYVGSVVAQHLIEAGHEVSVLDNLSTGFREGVPAGAAFIEGDIRDAAKWLDSSFDAVLHFAAFSQVGESVAKPEKYWDNNVGGTMALLAAMRDADVRRLVFSSTAATYGEPVNTPITETDPTAPTSPYGASKLAVDHMITGEATAHGLAAVSLRYFNVAGAYGEFGERHDPESHLIPLVLQVAQGTREAISVYGDDYPTDDGTCVRDYIHVADLAEAHLLAVRAATPGEHLICNLGNGNGFSVRQVIETVRQVTGHPVPEVTAPRRDGDPAVLVASAATAREKLGWHPSRPDLAGIVADAWAFAQRKG
- the galT gene encoding galactose-1-phosphate uridylyltransferase, with protein sequence MKKTSTRLADGRELIYYDVRDDTVRDAVDRRPLGPVSTTSEVREDRLLGDAVAIASHRQGRTYHPPADECPLCPSAGGRLTEIPDSSYDVVVFENRFPSLAGDAGRCEVVCFTSDHASSFADLTPEQAGLVLEAWTDRTAELSHLPSVEQVFCFENRGAEIGVTLGHPHGQIYAYPFVTPRTDLMLRSLAAFKEASGGQNLFDDIVATESAGERVVLEGEHWVAFVPYAAHWPYEVHLYPKRRVPDLLGLDEGARTEFPRIYLELLRRFDRIFGQTENPTPYIAAWHQAPFTALEGHDGINRDDFALHLELFTIRRTSGKLKFLAGSESGMSVFINDVPPEAAAERLREVASS
- a CDS encoding response regulator transcription factor gives rise to the protein MGVRLMVVDDHRLLAEALASALKLRGHRVLAAAAPAAGAAELVISRAPEVCLLGTATPAEPGMFDPVARIKRERPQVAVVVLGPVPSPRGIAAAFAAGASGYVRHDERIEGVERAIMKARAGEAAVAPQLLQGAFSELLNPAAQPDDEGQRLLQMLTPREVEVLVRVADGEDTRLIAAGMGIAPSTARTHVQRVLMKLGVGSRLEAAALAARTGLLDRAERPAPTYAEPTADIEDVAGRTGPESPR
- a CDS encoding PQQ-binding-like beta-propeller repeat protein translates to MSQPPQPPQQPPNEPPQGGFGAPQDPPPGGFGAPQDPPPGGFGKAPDPSYGYPQTPPPATPPAPAGPPPQAPPTPPAGQPNYGYPQAPQAPQAPQAPQAPQGYGYPTQPAQPQYQQPPQYQQPSYQQGYQQPPTMPMQPQPGGSGSGGGKKFSGQMAIIVAAVVAIALIVGGGVWYASSSKDDDSKNTAQESDGKGGGKGKGGKGGSTLPDAGPAKEKAPADPSAKVVMQLPQPAIPKDQIWQVPGSLLTDDTYVKSGVGEVNGYDLDTGKEKWSVPLSGQVCAMSREMTEDGVAAVVTEEAERNKKGDYEQCSNVSAIDLKSGKKLWTESVETNGVKATFKEVTISGTTIAAGAGTSSGGAAWDVTGKSLWTPKVGKCEDVGYAGGDQLVAVRKCGTYGDEKLKIQLLDPKTGDDKWTYPLADGIDNAKIISTNPVVFGQDTTEITASGATDVFALGGNGKLRAKISLEDGKYDHDCGVNMVNDCTSITVGNDRLYVPTRQHDGSGESYNRTNEIVSFSLATGKPTSDRAMAGDNGEIFPLRMDGGNVIAYKAHGYQKGAQIVSLDGKTMKETKLLETPSSESVTSAISGMVPKSNELVYADGRLFLGKQLLSKPYSKGEKEYVALGFVAK